In a genomic window of Lycium ferocissimum isolate CSIRO_LF1 chromosome 9, AGI_CSIRO_Lferr_CH_V1, whole genome shotgun sequence:
- the LOC132031201 gene encoding chlorophyll a-b binding protein 8, chloroplastic-like, with translation MATQALISSSSIASSAEAARQVLGARHFQSPTKKASFVVRAAATPPVKQGANRPLWFASKQSLSYLDGSLPGDYGFDPLGLSDPEGTGGFIEPKWLAYGEIINGRFAMLGAAGAIAPEILGKAGLIPAETALPWFQTGVIPPAGTYSYWADGYTLFVLEMALMGFAEHRRFQDWAKPGSMGKQYFLGLEKGLGGSGDPAYPGGPFFNPLGFGKDEKSMKNLKLKEVKNGRLAMLAILGYFIQGLVTGVGPYQNLLDHLADPVNNNILTSLKFH, from the exons ATGGCAACACAGGCATTGATCTCTTCATCATCTATTGCCTCCTCAGCAGAGGCTGCCAGACAAGTTCTAGGAGCAAGACATTTCCAATCTCCAACCAAGAAGGCTTCCTTTGTTGTAAGGGCTGCTGCCACTCCACCTGTTAAG CAAGGAGCAAATAGGCCTCTCTGGTTTGCCTCCAAGCAGAGCCTTTCATACTTGGATGGGAG CCTTCCAGGTGATTATGGATTTGATCCCTTGGGACTCTCAGACCCTGAAGGTACTGGAGGTTTCATCGAACCGAAATGGCTAGCATATGGAGAGATCATCAATGGAAGATTTGCTATGTTGGGGGCAGCAGGAGCCATTGCACCCGAGATTCTTGGAAAGGCTGGTCTGATCCCAGCAGAAACAGCCCTTCCATGGTTCCAAACAGGAGTGATTCCTCCAGCTGGAACATACAGCTACTGGGCAGACGGTTACACCCTATTTGTACTGGAGATGGCACTCATGGGATTTGCTGAACACAGAAGATTCCAGGACTGGGCTAAGCCAGGTTCTATGGGTAAACAATACTTTTTGGGGCTAGAGAAAGGTTTGGGAGGCTCTGGAGATCCAGCATACCCTGGTGGACCTTTCTTTAACCCTCTCGGGTTCGGAAAAGATGAGAAGTCTATGAAGAACTTGAAGCTCAAAGAGGTTAAGAATGGAAGACTAGCTATGTTGGCTATCTTGGGTTACTTCATTCAAGGTTTGGTTACTGGAGTTGGACCTTACCAAAACCTCCTTGACCATTTGGCTGACCCTGTAAACAACAACATCTTGACCAGCCTCAAGTTCCACTAA